Proteins from a genomic interval of Rhodococcus rhodochrous:
- a CDS encoding TetR/AcrR family transcriptional regulator has protein sequence MTDERPRVATDKRTAVLDAAIHLVGTEGLRALTHRRVDAMAGVPAGSTSNYFRTRQALVEGVLDRLLEQDRVQLAAIGAALPGDARELEDLMHGYVMFVTGDDLVRTRARFAMFVEAMATPELRAGVETRRSELRGWIGTVLAGLDVDDSVTAARVLIDYLDGLILHRCTSHDDGPDPRDGVSRMVRMLLSTAG, from the coding sequence GTGACCGACGAACGCCCTCGGGTGGCAACCGACAAGCGCACAGCGGTTCTCGACGCTGCGATCCATCTGGTGGGGACCGAAGGGCTGCGCGCCCTCACCCACCGCCGCGTCGATGCCATGGCGGGTGTGCCGGCCGGATCCACGTCGAACTACTTCCGCACCCGCCAGGCCCTCGTCGAAGGAGTGCTCGACAGGCTCCTCGAGCAGGACCGGGTCCAGCTCGCGGCGATCGGCGCCGCGTTGCCGGGCGACGCGCGTGAGCTCGAAGACCTGATGCACGGTTATGTGATGTTCGTTACGGGGGACGACCTCGTGCGAACCCGCGCACGCTTCGCGATGTTCGTCGAGGCGATGGCGACGCCCGAACTGCGTGCCGGGGTCGAGACCCGCCGCAGCGAACTGCGCGGATGGATCGGGACGGTGCTCGCGGGCCTCGACGTCGACGATTCCGTCACCGCCGCGCGGGTTCTCATCGACTACCTGGACGGACTGATCCTGCATCGCTGCACCTCGCACGACGACGGACCGGACCCGCGCGACGGCGTGTCCCGGATGGTGCGAATGCTCCTTTCCACGGCAGGGTGA
- a CDS encoding FAD-dependent monooxygenase — MTARHGKAAILGGGIGGLTVANALVRRDWHVDVFERAPSLPETGTALGMWAEALDALTTAGCGSGLGGQVEKLGVLQDGAAFLRWDGRVIGRIRTLARPVVLLSRPKLLTILAEGLPSDAVRFGAPAPGLPDLAAYDVVIAADGINSATRDRLFGPAYRPVYTGYSAWRGWVSGTVPTTSESWGPGALFGITPRDGDLTNWFAAVRAPAGGAGSIDELRERYRDWHPAVRDVLDRIDPADVLHHDLYESPPLPSFVHGNVALIGDAAHAMAPNLGRGACEAMIDGATLAVLLSEHPVTEALERYDRTRRRRTQRLVRASRTLARVATARRFTALRDPFVGAAARFTR, encoded by the coding sequence ATGACCGCACGACACGGCAAAGCAGCGATCCTCGGCGGAGGGATCGGCGGGCTCACCGTCGCCAACGCGCTCGTCCGGCGCGACTGGCACGTCGACGTCTTCGAACGCGCACCCTCCCTTCCGGAGACGGGCACCGCACTCGGCATGTGGGCCGAAGCCCTCGACGCCCTGACCACCGCCGGCTGCGGCTCCGGTCTCGGCGGGCAGGTGGAGAAGCTCGGCGTGCTGCAGGACGGCGCGGCCTTCCTGCGATGGGACGGGCGGGTGATCGGACGCATCCGCACCTTGGCGCGACCGGTCGTCCTTCTCTCCCGGCCGAAACTGCTCACGATCCTGGCCGAGGGGCTTCCGTCCGATGCCGTCCGGTTCGGAGCGCCGGCACCCGGGTTGCCCGATCTCGCCGCCTACGACGTCGTGATCGCAGCGGACGGCATCAACAGCGCGACGCGCGACCGGCTGTTCGGTCCCGCCTACCGTCCCGTGTACACCGGCTACTCGGCGTGGCGCGGCTGGGTATCGGGCACGGTGCCGACGACGAGCGAGTCGTGGGGACCGGGCGCGCTGTTCGGCATCACCCCGCGTGACGGGGATCTGACCAACTGGTTCGCCGCCGTGCGCGCCCCGGCCGGCGGAGCGGGGAGCATCGACGAACTGCGCGAGCGTTACCGCGACTGGCACCCGGCCGTGCGCGACGTGCTCGATCGGATCGACCCCGCCGACGTGCTGCACCACGATCTGTACGAATCGCCCCCGCTGCCGTCCTTCGTCCACGGCAACGTCGCGCTGATCGGTGACGCCGCTCACGCGATGGCACCGAATCTCGGTCGCGGCGCGTGCGAGGCGATGATCGACGGCGCGACACTCGCGGTCCTGCTGTCCGAGCATCCGGTGACCGAGGCGCTGGAGCGATACGACCGCACCCGGCGGCGCCGCACCCAGCGGCTGGTGCGCGCGTCCCGAACCCTTGCCCGGGTGGCGACCGCACGCCGGTTCACGGCTCTGCGCGACCCGTTCGTGGGCGCGGCAGCGCGATTCACCCGATGA
- a CDS encoding catalase, translating to MPADTPKIPGVPSSTVPSVEEPTTPTTPPEPKPEQAEPEVRTATGTPADLPRGRAQQGEYLTTAQGARLTDTDHSLKAGRRGPILLQDHHFREKITHFDHERIPERVVHARGAGAHGVFRATGAASSITRAQFLQKDVETPVFVRFSTVLGSRGSADTVRDTRGFATKFYTEEGTFDLVGNNIPVFFIQDAIKFPDIIHAGKPHPDREIPQAQSAHDTFWDFVSLHTEATAHTMWNMSDRGIPRSYRMMEGFGVHTFRVVNAEGDTALVKFHWKPRLGVHSLVWEEAQLINGFDPDFHRRDLADAIEAGAYPEWDLGVQVFPDTPEQTFEGIDLLDPTKIVPEELAPVQIIGTMVLNANPTNFFAETEQVAFHPGHLVPGIDVTDDPLLQGRLFSYLDTQLTRLGGPNFGQIPINRPHAPVNDMFRDGFHQHAVHTGVAPYKPNSLDAGCPFMAGVTEGAFVDLPVEVPAAKKEREVSRSFDDHYTQVRQFYLSLSEIEQDHVAYAYTFELGKCYEQSIKERQLQILANIDTGLCAKVAAGLGLPAPKPTVEVSDLPQSPALAQVGKTWPVQGRLIGIVADDTTDVDQVLAAVQAVDAADCVPLVVAPHGGMLGGIVPISRTFLTARSIEFDAVIMATTVPDTRVRILVDEMFRHHKALAAWGAGAAALEELKAPGVEIVDGPETAVAQVLELLGTHRVWDRDAV from the coding sequence ATGCCCGCCGACACCCCGAAGATCCCCGGTGTTCCCTCGTCCACCGTGCCGTCCGTGGAGGAACCCACGACGCCCACGACTCCGCCCGAGCCCAAGCCGGAGCAGGCCGAGCCCGAGGTCAGGACGGCCACCGGTACTCCCGCGGATCTGCCGCGCGGTCGTGCCCAGCAGGGGGAGTACCTGACGACGGCTCAGGGTGCGCGGCTGACGGATACCGACCACTCCCTCAAGGCGGGCCGGCGTGGTCCGATCCTGTTGCAGGATCATCACTTCCGCGAGAAGATCACCCACTTCGACCACGAACGCATCCCGGAGCGTGTGGTGCACGCCCGCGGCGCCGGCGCCCACGGCGTCTTCCGCGCGACGGGCGCGGCGAGCTCGATCACGCGTGCCCAGTTCCTCCAGAAGGACGTGGAGACACCGGTGTTCGTGCGGTTCTCGACGGTGCTCGGTTCTCGTGGCTCGGCCGACACGGTGCGAGACACCCGCGGTTTCGCGACGAAGTTCTACACCGAGGAAGGCACGTTCGACCTCGTCGGCAACAACATCCCGGTGTTCTTCATCCAGGACGCCATCAAGTTCCCCGACATCATCCACGCGGGCAAGCCGCACCCGGATCGTGAGATCCCGCAGGCGCAGAGCGCCCACGACACTTTCTGGGACTTCGTCTCGCTCCACACCGAGGCCACGGCCCACACGATGTGGAACATGTCCGACCGCGGCATCCCGCGCTCCTACCGCATGATGGAGGGCTTCGGCGTCCACACCTTCCGCGTGGTCAACGCCGAGGGCGACACCGCGCTGGTGAAGTTCCACTGGAAGCCGCGCCTCGGCGTGCACTCGCTGGTGTGGGAGGAGGCCCAGCTCATCAACGGTTTCGACCCGGACTTCCACCGCCGCGACCTCGCCGACGCGATCGAGGCCGGTGCCTACCCCGAGTGGGATCTCGGTGTGCAGGTCTTCCCGGACACCCCGGAACAGACTTTCGAGGGGATCGACCTGCTCGATCCCACCAAGATCGTTCCCGAGGAACTCGCGCCCGTGCAGATCATCGGCACGATGGTCCTCAACGCCAACCCCACCAACTTCTTCGCCGAGACCGAACAGGTCGCCTTCCACCCGGGCCATCTCGTTCCGGGCATCGACGTCACCGACGATCCGCTGCTGCAGGGCCGTCTGTTCTCCTACCTCGACACCCAGCTGACGCGACTCGGCGGACCGAACTTCGGGCAGATCCCGATCAACCGTCCGCACGCACCCGTCAACGACATGTTCCGCGACGGCTTCCACCAGCACGCCGTCCACACGGGTGTCGCTCCGTACAAGCCGAACTCGCTCGACGCGGGATGCCCGTTCATGGCCGGTGTCACCGAAGGTGCCTTCGTCGATCTGCCGGTGGAGGTGCCGGCGGCGAAGAAGGAGCGTGAGGTCTCCCGGTCGTTCGACGACCACTACACGCAGGTCCGCCAGTTCTACCTGAGCCTGTCGGAGATCGAGCAGGACCACGTGGCCTACGCCTACACCTTCGAGCTGGGCAAGTGCTACGAGCAGTCCATCAAGGAACGGCAGCTGCAGATCCTGGCGAACATCGACACCGGACTGTGCGCGAAGGTGGCGGCCGGTCTCGGTCTGCCGGCTCCGAAGCCGACCGTCGAGGTCTCCGATCTCCCGCAGAGCCCCGCGCTGGCGCAGGTCGGCAAGACGTGGCCCGTGCAGGGCCGGTTGATCGGCATCGTCGCCGACGACACCACCGACGTCGACCAGGTGCTCGCGGCCGTGCAGGCCGTGGATGCGGCCGACTGCGTCCCGCTGGTCGTCGCCCCGCACGGCGGGATGCTCGGGGGAATCGTGCCGATCTCGCGCACCTTCCTCACGGCCCGCTCGATCGAGTTCGACGCGGTGATCATGGCGACGACCGTCCCCGACACGAGGGTCCGGATCCTCGTCGACGAGATGTTCAGGCATCACAAGGCACTGGCCGCGTGGGGCGCCGGTGCGGCGGCACTGGAGGAGCTGAAGGCACCGGGTGTCGAGATCGTGGACGGACCGGAAACGGCCGTCGCGCAGGTGCTGGAGCTGCTGGGTACCCACCGTGTGTGGGATCGAGACGCCGTGTGA
- a CDS encoding carboxylesterase/lipase family protein, whose translation MEPVVDTTGGRVRGTTVGGTAVFKGIPYAAAPFDELRFAAPAPVPRWDGVRPATEFGPTAPKAPYAPPIDQLLHEPSIPGEDVLGLNVWSPDLSGSLPVMVWIHGGAFAHGSSAVALYDGANFARDGVVFVSINYRLGAEGFALLDDAPANRGLLDQVAALEWVRDNIAAFGGDPDRVTIAGESAGAMSVVSLLAMPAARGLFRRAIAQSGAGHSVMSAGTARTVAGALGDMLGVAPTRVAFAGIDPKVLVDAQERLTARIRGERDPATWGEIATDSMAFEPCVDGTVLPGRPIDLVGKGAGSDVDVLIGHNDDEMTLFFVPLGVDGLLDEAAARGLAAAYGLTDPEAFDAYRRARPDARPGEVAMHIVRDWMYRIPVLRVAEARAAHDAETHVYRFDWKSPLFDGRLGATHALDIGFVFDNLHLPQAAALAGSAPPQELATRMHRAWVDFATTGSPGWPPYGDERTEMLFGDTCTTADDHEADLRTLWDGIR comes from the coding sequence ATGGAACCCGTCGTCGACACCACCGGCGGACGAGTACGCGGTACGACCGTCGGCGGCACGGCCGTCTTCAAGGGCATCCCGTACGCCGCCGCACCTTTCGATGAACTGAGATTCGCGGCGCCCGCACCTGTTCCCCGGTGGGACGGCGTGCGCCCCGCGACCGAGTTCGGTCCCACCGCCCCGAAGGCGCCGTACGCCCCGCCGATCGACCAGCTCCTGCACGAACCGTCGATCCCTGGCGAGGACGTCCTCGGCCTCAACGTGTGGAGTCCCGATCTCTCCGGCTCGCTGCCCGTGATGGTATGGATCCACGGTGGTGCGTTCGCGCACGGCAGCAGCGCGGTGGCGCTGTACGACGGTGCGAACTTCGCGCGCGACGGTGTCGTCTTCGTCAGCATCAACTACCGACTGGGCGCAGAGGGATTCGCGCTCCTCGACGACGCGCCGGCGAACCGCGGTCTCCTCGATCAGGTTGCCGCCCTCGAATGGGTCCGCGACAACATCGCGGCCTTCGGCGGCGACCCGGATCGAGTGACGATCGCCGGTGAATCGGCGGGGGCGATGAGTGTGGTCTCCTTGCTGGCGATGCCCGCCGCCCGCGGGCTGTTCCGTCGCGCGATCGCCCAGAGCGGCGCCGGACACTCGGTGATGTCGGCCGGCACCGCGCGGACGGTCGCCGGCGCCCTGGGCGACATGCTCGGCGTCGCCCCGACCCGCGTGGCGTTCGCCGGGATCGACCCGAAGGTGCTCGTCGACGCGCAGGAACGTCTCACGGCCCGGATCCGCGGTGAGCGCGACCCGGCGACATGGGGTGAGATCGCCACCGATTCGATGGCCTTCGAACCGTGCGTGGACGGGACCGTGCTCCCGGGCCGGCCGATCGACCTCGTGGGGAAGGGCGCGGGATCCGACGTCGATGTGCTCATCGGCCACAACGACGACGAGATGACGCTGTTCTTCGTGCCTCTCGGGGTCGACGGACTGCTCGACGAGGCCGCTGCGCGCGGACTCGCCGCCGCCTACGGCCTCACCGATCCGGAGGCGTTCGACGCCTACCGTCGCGCCCGGCCCGATGCTCGTCCCGGTGAGGTGGCCATGCACATCGTGCGCGACTGGATGTACCGCATCCCGGTGCTCCGCGTCGCGGAGGCGCGTGCCGCACACGACGCCGAAACCCATGTCTACCGGTTCGATTGGAAGTCGCCGCTGTTCGACGGCCGGCTCGGCGCGACCCACGCGCTCGACATCGGTTTCGTGTTCGACAATCTCCATCTCCCTCAGGCCGCGGCGCTCGCGGGTTCCGCACCTCCGCAGGAGCTGGCGACGCGGATGCACCGGGCGTGGGTGGACTTCGCGACCACGGGTTCGCCGGGATGGCCGCCCTACGGGGACGAACGCACCGAGATGCTCTTCGGCGACACGTGTACGACCGCCGACGACCACGAGGCCGATCTGCGGACGCTGTGGGACGGAATTCGCTGA